The Lysobacter gummosus sequence CATCGCCGCGTCCAAGCAGTTGCCGGCCAACTGGCAGACGCGCCTGCCGCATCAAAGCTCGCCCTACACCTCCACCATCGTGTTCCTGGTGCGCAAGGGCAATCCGAAGGGCGTCAAGGACTGGAGCGATCTGGTCAAGCCCGGCGTCAGCGTGATCACGCCCAATCCGAAGACCTCCGGCGGCGCGCGCTGGAACTATCTGGCCGCGTGGGCGTGGGCGTCGACCAAGTACCGCGACGGCGACAAGGTCGTGGACTTCCTGACGCAGTTGTTCAAGAACGTGCCCGTGCTCGACACCGGCGCGCGCGGTTCGACCACCACCTTCGTCGATCGCAAGATCGGCGATGTGCTGCTGGCCTGGGAGAACGAGGCGTTGCTGACCCTGGCCCAGCCCAGCAGCCGCGACCAATTCGAGATCGTCGTGCCGAGCCTGAGCATCAAGGCCGAGCCGCCGGTGGCCTGGATCGACAAGAACGTGGACAAGCACGGCACGCGCAAACAGGCCGAGGCCTATCTGCGTTTCCTCTACACCCCGGAAGGCCAGCGCCTGGCGGCCAAGCACGGTTATCGCCCGTCGGAGCCGGACAAGGTGCCGGCGGCGGAGCTGAGCAGGTTCCCGGAAGTGAAGCAGGTCACCATCGACAGTGCGTTCGGCGGCTGGAAGAAGGCGCAGTCGGCGCATTTCTCCGATGGTGGTTTCTTCGACAAGATCTATTTGCCGAAGTGATTGGCTGTGGCTCAGCTCTGGCCCGGCGCGGCTGGTAACTCGCGAGACCGAAGGACACCCGAAGGGCGGCGCACATGGACGTGCGCCGGGTCCCACCTTGGGCAGGATGCCCAATGTGGGACCTGCCTGCGTCGGCATCGCACTCGTGGCTTTTGACTCGAAACAGTCAATGCGTTTTCTTTGGTTGCTTTTGACCGAAGGAAATCCCGTGGGACCTTGTCGCTTTGGACAAAGAAAGTGACCCGCCGCTTTATGGCGGAAGCGTTTAGCGTTTGATCTTGCTTGTGGCTTTTGATCTTGTTCGAAGCTTCTGATCTTGCTTGAGGCTTCTAAGAGCCCAACGCCCCTGACCGAAACAACCAGATCTGCGCACTCCCTCCTACCGTCATTCCCGCGAAAGCGGGAATCCAGTGCCTTTCGTGCGAGAACGTTTGAAGTCGCTGGATTCCCGCGTTCGCGGGAATGACGAGCAAAAGAAGCCTCAAGCAGAAGCAAGAGCAAGAGCAAGATCAAACGCCTAAAGCTTCCGCCATAGAACGGCGGGTCACTTTCTTTGTCCAAAGCGACAAAGTCCCACGGGATTTCCTTCGGTCAAAAGTAACCAAAGAAAAGGCTTTAACTGTTTCGAATCAAAAGCCACGAGTGCGATGCCGACGCAGGCAGGTCCCACATTGGGCATCCTGCCCAAGGTGGGACCCGGCGCACGTCCATGTGCGCCGCCCTCCGGGTGTCCCTGGTCTCGCGAGTTACTAGCGGCGCCAAGCCAGAGCGAGGCAATAGCCACAGCAAAAGCAAGAGCAGAGGCAAGGCAAGGCAAGGCAAGGCAAGGCAAGGCTAAGGATCAAAGCAACAGCCGAGGGCAACAACAATCTGAGCGGCGACACGACATCTCGCCCCGAACCCGTCAAATCGCCGACATCACGCCCCGACACACTCACAACCCCCATTCACCTCCCCGGAACCACCCCAACGCCACAATCCCCAGCCATATCGCCATCTCGCACCTCGAAACAACCAACGCACATTTCCAAAGGTCCGGCGATCTGCGATAGCGTCACCTCCCTTCGCCCTCACAAAACCTCTGCCGCCCACGCCACATGAGCGAGCACGCCCTTCCCCTGCCGACCTCCGCCACCCGCTGGCGCCGGCCGTTACCCGGTCTCGGCCTCGGCTTGGGCATCGGCATGACGTGGCTCGGACTGATCGTCCTGCTGCCGCTGGCCGCGCTGATCCTGCGCTCCGGCGGCCTCGGCGTGGCCGGATGGCTGCGCACGATCTCCGATCCGCTGGTGCTGTCCTCGCTGCGGGTCAGCTTCTTGAGCGCCTTCATCGCCGCGGTGATCGCGCTGGTATTCGGCGCGCTGATCGCCTGGGTGCTGGTGCGCTACCGCTTTCCCGGGCGGCGCCTGATGGACGCCCTGGTCGATCTGCCGTTCGCGCTGCCCACCGCGGTCGCCGGCATCACCCTGGCGGCGATCTACGACGAGACCGGCTGGATCGGCCAACTGGTGCAGCCCTTCGGCATCAAGCTGGTCAACAACATCACCGGCATCGTCATCGCGCTGATCTTCATCGGCCTGCCGTTCGCGGTGCGCACGGTGCAGCCGGTGCTGGAAGCGCTGGGCCGCGAACAGGAAGAAGCCGCGATCTCGCTCGGCGCCTCGCGCCTGACCGCGCTGCGCCGCGTGGTCCTGCCCGAATTGCTGCCGGCGCTGCTGACCGGTTTCTCGCTGGCGTTCGCGCGTGGCCTGGGCGAGTTCGGCTCGGTGATCTTCATCGCCGGCAACCTGCCGATGAAAACCCAGATCGCGCCGCTGCTGATCACCATCCGCCTGTTCGAAGACAACGGCATCAACGCCGCGATCGTGCTGGCGACCTTGCTGCTGCTGATGTCGTTCGCCTGCCTGGTCGCCATCAATGCCGCGTCCGCGTTGTTCTCGCACGGTAATCGCCGCGATGGCTGAGCCGCGCCTGCCGCCGCAACGCGATCCCCTGCAGGAGCCGGCCTGGGTGCGCTGGCTGCTGATCGGCGCGGCCGGCGCGATCATGCTGCTGATCGTGGTGCTGCCGTTGCTGATGCTGCTGGGCACCGCCTTCGGCAACGGCCTGAAGGCCTGGTTGAACGCGGTCACCGAACCCAACACGGTGGCGGCGCTGAAACTCACCTTGCTCACCGCCGCGATCGTGGTGCCGGTCAACGCGATCTGCGGCGTGTTCGCGGCCTGGGCGCTGACCCGCTTCGAATTCCGCGGCAAGCGCATGCTGCTGGCGCTGATCGATCTGCCGTTCGCGGTGTCGCCGGTGGTCGCCGGCCTGTGCCTGATCCTGTTGTTCAGCCCGTCGCACGGTTTCTTCGCGGATTTTCTCAACGCCTACGATCTCAAGATCATGTTCGCCACGCCCGGCATCGTGCTGGCGACGATGTTCGTGACCTTCCCGTTCGTGGTGCGCGAGCTGATTCCGCTGATGGAGCAGCAAGGCAGCGACGAGGAACTGGCCGCGCGCTCGCTCGGCGCCAATGCCTGGAGCATGTTCTTCCGGGTGACCCTGCCCAACATCAAATGGGGCCTGCTCTACGGCGTGCTGTTGTGCAGCGCGCGGGCGATGGGCGAGTTCGGCGCGGTCACGGTGGTGTCGGGCAACGTCGTCGGCAAGACCAATACGCTGTCGCTGCATGTGGAAGTGTTGTTCAACCACCCCGGCGACCCGACTCCGGCGTTCGCGGTGGCTTCGCTGTTGGCCGGCCTGGCCTTGGTCACGCTGGTGATCAAGATCTGGCTGGAAGCGCGCCATGGCGACGCGCTCGCGCGTTCGCACCGCAGGCATTGATTCACCGAGCATCGTTTCACTAGGTATCGCCACGAATGGATCTGCACCTCAAAGCCATCGCCAAGCGTTATGCGACCGTCGCCGCCCTGGATGCGGTGAGCCTGGATGTCGCCTCCGGCGAGTTGGTCGCGCTGCTCGGGCCTTCGGGCTCGGGCAAAACCACGCTGTTGCGGGTCATCGGCGGCCTGCTGCAACCCGATTCGGGCCAGCTGCTGTTCGGCGATCAGGACGCGACCCGGCTGAGCCTGCGCGAGCGCAACGTCGGTTTCGTGTTCCAGCACTACGCGCTGTTCAAGCACATGACCGTGGCGGAGAACATCGCCTTCGGCCTGCGCAGCCGGCCGCGTTCGCGGCGGCCGGACAAGGCGACCATCGCCAGGCGCGTGCAGGAATTGCTGGGGCTGATCCAGTTGCCGGAACTGGGCGGGCGTTATCCGGAACAACTCTCCGGCGGGCAGAAGCAGCGCGTCGCGCTGGCGCGCGCGCTGGCGATCGACCCGACCGTGCTGCTGCTGGACGAACCCTTCGGCGCGCTCGACGCCAAGGTCCGCGTGGAACTGCGTCGCTGGCTGCGCCGGCTGCACGATCACACCGGCCAGACCACCTTGTTCGTCACCCACGATCAGGAAGAAGCGCTGGAACTGGCCGACCGCGTGGTCGTGCTCAAGGACGGCCGGATCGAACAGATCGGCACGCCCGACGAGATCTACAGCGCGCCGGCCTCGGCGTACGTGTTCGATTTCATCGGCCGCGCCAACGTCATCGAAGGCCAGACCGAGGGCGGCGAGCTGTCGGTCAACGGCCACGCCCTGCGCCTGCCGGTGGACAGCAACAGCCGCAGCCGCGCGCGCCTGTACGTGCGGCCGCACGACATGGCCCTGGTCGGCGACGGCGAGGGCCTGCCGGCGCGGGTGCTGTCCTCGCACCGCCTGGCCGAGCGGATCACCCTGGAACTGAGCATCGACGGCCAGCAGCGGCCCCTGGAGCTGGACCTGGTGGCAACGCCGGACGCGGTGACCCCGGCTTCGGGCAGCACCGTGCATGTGCGGCCGCTGCGGTATCGGGTGTATTCGGATTAGGGATATCGGATCGAAGCTCTGCCGGTGGCTTTGATTCCCTCCAACGCCAAATAAGAGCCCCTCTCCCGCTCGCGGGAGAGGGGTTGGGGTGAGGGGCGCGGGCAGTCGCAGAAATCCAAGCAGCAGCATTCGCGCCTACGGCGCTTATCCCCTCACCCCAGCCCTCTCCCGCGAGCGGGAGAGGGAGAGGGAGCGGGAGAGGGAGATAAGCAAGCTTGCCGGATCGGGCAGAACACAGCGTCACCGCCCGGACGCGACCGCCGGTCGCAGGCCGCCCCGCCGCGCAGGGGTAAACTAGCCGCCATGACCTATCCCTACTCGCGCCCGCGGCGGATGCGCCGCGACGACTTCTCGCGCCGACTCATGCGCGAGACCGTTCTCACCGCCAACGACCTGATCTATCCGGTCTTCGTGCACGAACTCGACGGCCGCGCGCCGGTCGGCTCCATGCCCGGGATCGACCGCCTGTCGATCGACGAACTGCTGCGCGTGGCCGAACAGGCCAGCGAGTTGCGCGTGCCCGCGCTGGCGCTGTTCCCGGTGACCGCGCCGGACGCCAAGTCGCTGACCGCCGAAGCCGCATGGCAGGACGACGGCCTGTGCCAGCGCGCCGTGCGCGCGCTCAAGCAGCGCTTCCCGCAGTTGGGCGTGATCACCGACGTCGCCCTGGACCCGTACACCACCCACGGCCAGGACGGATTGATCGACGACAGCGGCTACGTCATGAACGACGAAACCGTCGAGGCATTGGTGAAGCAAGCGCTGTCGCACGCCGTCGCCGGCGCCGACATCGTCGCGCCCAGCGACATGATGGACGGCCGCATCGGCCAGATCCGCAACGCGCTGGAACTCGACGGCCACATCCACACCCGCATCCTCGCCTACAGCGCCAAGTACGCCTCCAGCTTCTACGGCCCGTTCCGCGACGCGGTTGGCTCGGCCGGCGCGCTCGGCAAGGGCAACAAGTACACCTACCAGATGGACCCGGCCAACAGCGACGAGGCCATGCGCGAGATCGCGCTGGATCTGGAAGAAGGCGCGGACATGATCATGGTCAAGCCGGGCATGCCGTACCTGGACATCGTGCGCCGGGCCAAGGACGAATTCGGCGTGCCGACCTTCGTCTACCAGGTCAGCGGCGAGTACGCGATGCTGCGCGCGGCCATCCAGAACGGCTGGCTGGACGAACGCGGCTGCGTGATGGAAGCGCTGACCTCGATCAAGCGCGCGGGCGCCGACGGCGTGTTGACGTATTTCGCATTGGATGCGGCGCGGTGGATGCGCGAGGCGAACTGAATCCGGGCAAGCCCACGCCGCCGGCGCGCGTCCACATCCTGCTTGCGCTCGCCGCCGACACCGCGGTGATCATTCGCCGCGGCCGAGCAAGCAGACCTGCGTGCTCGGCTGGAACCGCAAGACCGACCGCATCCAGGTCGGCCAATGGCTCAAGGGCCGCATCTACGAACGCCGCTGCGATCTGTCGCCGGACGGCCGTCACTTCATCTACTTCGCCAGCAACGCGCGCTGGCGCTCGGAGTCGAAGGGCTCGTGGTCGGCGATTTCGCGCGCGCCCTATCTCAAGGCGCTGACCTTCCTGCCCAAGGGCGATTGCTACGAAGGCGGCGGCCTGTTTTTCGACGATCGCGATTACTGGCTCAACGATCGCTACAACCTGCACCGCCTCGCCCGAGACGACTCCGGCCTGCGCCGGTCCATGCGTTCGCCCTGGCACGAAAGCTACGGCAAGGGCGGCTGCAGCAGCATCTATTACATCCGCCTGCAGCGCGACGGCTGGGCGATGAAACATACCGATGCGAGTTCCGGGGAGGAGGTGACTACCTTCGAGAAACCTCTGCGCGGGCATTGGGTACTGCGCAAGATCGCCCACTCCGGCTGGATCCGCCGCGAGGGAACCGGTCACGACAGCGACGAACACGCCTTGTGGAATCGCCGCACCGGTCGGTTGATCGAACTGCCGCGGTGGGACTGGGCCGAGGTCGACGGCGAGCGTTTGCTGTGGGTAGAGCGCGGGCGTTTGCTGAGCGCGCGGATCGATGCCGAGGGTCTGTGCGAGCAGCGCGAGATCTACGATTTCAATCCGTTGACGTGGGCGTCGCTGGAAGCGCCGTACTGAGTCGGCATCGGTTTCGAATAGCCAAACCTGCAGCACGCAATCTCACGATCATCCCCATACCACGAGGCCGGCCGCACGGCCCCGCGGCGAACTACGTCAGAACGAGTGGAAAGTGCAGAAGTCGATCACGGTGACGCCGGGCTGGCTGGCATAGCCATACAGTTGCGTCTCGCAATCGCTTTGCGAAGCGGCGGAGATGTGCGCATAGGTGTAGGTGTAACGAAGCGGGCCGTCCGGGCCGGGAACTGTATGCGGTTGCACCCAACGCACGGTCGCGTCCCAGGTGCCCCAACTGGGTTGCGGAGGCTGCGGGTTGGTGCCGCCGATCGGAGCGGCCAGCGACGGCGCCGCGGCGAGCGTCAACAGCAACGACAACAACAAGCCCCCTGTACGACGTTTCATGTTGCGCATCGAAAGTCCTTTTTGGTCAGCCACCGAGTGTGGCCGGCGCAGCATAGGCACTCGCCGCCGGGCGAGGCCGCGTGCGCATGCGCGTATCCGATGGGCGGCGAATGGACGCGGATCGGCGGAATCGCGGCGCGGTGCGCGCGCGCGATCCTCATGCACTGCATCAAACGCGCACGACCGTTGGCGCCCGACGAATGGCTGGCCGCTGCGCGTTATTTCGACGTGGCAGACGCGCCGCAGCCGGGCTTGCCCGTCGCCGCCGGCGCTTTCATCCGGTAGATATCCATCTTCCCCGCCTTCGGCGATTTCGCCGAACCGCTGATCAACAGTTCGCCGGGCTTGTTCCAATCCAAGGCCGGCCCGAGCGTGTAGCCGCTGTGGGTGTTGAACGACAACGGCAGCGGCGCCGCCTGCGAATACGCGTCGCCATCGCATTGCGCTATGTACAAACGGATCGGATCGTCGGCGACGTTCTTCGAGCGCGCGAACACGATCGCGCGGCCATCGAAGAGCCAGGCGGCGTCGAATTCGTCCTGCGCCGTATTGATGCCCGGCACCGGCTTGGGATCGGCGAAGGCCTTGCCGTTCCAGCTCGCCACGAACAGATCGTGACGGCCGGCGCCGCCGAAGCCGTCGCTGGCGAACAACAGACGATGGCCATCGCGGCTCGGCGTCGGCGCCCATTCGTCGCCGCGGCTGTTGACGCCGGGCCCGAGGTTTTCCGCCGCGCCGTAGCTGCCGTCGGCGCGCACCGCGGCGCGATACAGATCGTCGCCGCCCTGGCCGCCGGCGCGGTTGGAGAAGAAATACAGCCAGCGGCCGTCGGCGCTGAACAAGGGATCGAAATCGTTCGCCGCGCTGTTGATGGCGAGCGGTTCGGGCTGCTGCCAGCGACCGTCGATCCAGCGCGCCTGCCACAGATCCCAACCGCCGGCGCCGCCGCCGCGATCGGTGCTGCCCCAGACGATGCGCTGACCGTCGGGATGCACCGCGCCGCGCACTTCGCTGTGCGGCGTGGAGACCACGCCCATGCCTTCGATGCCGAATTCCGACAAGGCCCAGGCGCCGCCGGCGAGCGCGCAAAGCGCGAGGCCGGCAGCGAATCGCAGCGAGGACATCGGCGCGGGACGCATCCTGGTTTTCATCGGCACGGCCATCGTTTCCAGCCGGCGAGGCAGGCTCATCGAATCCGCGGCAGCGCGCGCTGCCGGCCTTCCTTGAGCACCGCGTCGGCGACGCAGCCGCCCTGCCCGGTCACCGCCGGCGCCTTCATCCGGTAGATGTCCTGCTTGCCGGCCTTCGGCGACTTGGCGGTGCCGTTGAGCAACAACTCGCCGGGCTTGTTCCAGTCGATCACCGGGCCGTAAGTGAAACCGTCCTCGCTGTTGAACGACAACGGCAACAGTTCGGCCCGGCCGTACTGGCTGCCGTCGCACTGGGCGACGAACAAACGCACCGCCTTGGTTTTGACGTCGTCCGAGCGGGTGAACACGATCGCGCGGCCATCGCCGAGCCAGGTCGCGTCGAATTCGTCCGCCTCGGTGTTGATGCCCGGAACCGGTTGCGGGTCGACGAAGGCCTTGCCGTCCCAGCGCGCGATCCACAGATCCTGGCCGCCGGCGCCGCCGCGTCCGTCGCTGGCGAACATCAGGTGCTGGCTGTCGCGGCTCGGCGCCGGCGCCCATTCGCTGCCGGAGGTGTTGACCCCTGGGCCGAGGTTCTCGGCCGGGCCGTAGCCGCCGTCGTCGAGGACCGCGGCGCGGTACAGGTCTTCGTTGCCCAGGCCGCCGGGGCGGTCGGAGAAGAAATACAGCCAGCGGCCGTCGCCGCTGAACATGGGATCGTAGTCCTTGGACGGGGTGTTGATCGACAACGGCTCGGGGTCCTGCCAGCGGCCATCGACCCGGCGGGCCTGCCACAGGTCGCGCCCGGCCGGTCCGCCGGGGCGGTCGCTGCTGCCCCAGACGATGCGCCGTCCGTCGGGACTCACGCTCGCGCGCACTTCGCTGTGCGGGGTCGAGACAATGCCCATGCCTTCTATGCCGAATTCGCTCAGGCCCGCGTGGACCGTGCTGGCGAGCCCACAGGCGAGGAGTACACTCGATCCTAACCAGACCCTGGCGTGCCGCATTATGCGTCTCCCAACGGAAGGGTCCACAGTCTAGAACGAGGCGCGCTCATGTCGATGGATTCCAGTTCGTCCAGCCCGGTCCTGCGTTACGCGGTCTTCGGCCATCCGGTCGCCCACTCGCTGTCGCCGCGCATACATGCTGCGTTCGCGCGCCAGTTCGGAATCGCGCTGGAGTACGTCGGCGTGGACGCCGCGCCGGAGCGCTTCGACGTGGCCCTGGCCGAATTCGCCGCCGAGGGCGGGCTGGGCGCCAACATCACCCTGCCGCTGAAAACCCGCGCCGCCAGCATCTGCTCGCACCTGAGCGATCGCGCCCGCCGCGCCGGCGCGGTCAACACATTGATCCGCAGCGCCACCGGCTGGGAAGGCGACAACACCGACGGCGTCGGCCTGATCCGCGACCTCACCGAACGCCACGGCCTGGACCTGCGCGAACGCCGCACCTTGCTGATCGGCGCGGGCGGCGCGGCGCGCGGCGTGGCGCCGGCGCTGCTGGATGCCGGCATCGGCGATCTGTTCATCGTCAACCGCACGCCCGAACGCGCCGACGCGCTCGCCGACACGCTCGGCCTGCCCGGCCGCGTGCATCCGCGTTACTTGTCCGACGTCGGCACGCTCGGCAACTTCGATCTGATCGTCAACGCAACCTCGGCCGCGCGCGACGATGCCATGCCGACCTTGCCGATGAGCCTGGCCACGCCGCGCACCGCGGCGGTGGACCTGAGCTACGGCGAAGCGGCGATTCCGTTCCTGGCCTGGGCCAAGGTCGCCGGCGCGCACGATCGCATCGACGGCCTGGGCATGCTGGTCGAACAGGCCGCGGAAAGCTTCGAGCGCTGGCACCGCAAGCGTCCGGATACCGACCCGGTGTACGCGCAACTGCGCCAGGGCGCGTTGTCGCTGGTTACGGCGGATTGAGCGGCATGATCCGTGCGCACACCGCGCCCGGCGGCGGCCTTGTTCCCGGCGCGCTACGCATCGCGTGCGCGGCGGCCGGGAGCGGCGCATGAGTTTCAGCGATTGGCTGCCCGCGCTGGCGACTCAGGCGCTGATGATGACGCCGTTGCTGATCGTCTATGCCGCCGGCCTGACGCTGTGCCTGACACGGCGACGCCAACTGGGCGTCGCCTCGACTTACGCGGCGATCGCGTTCGCCCTGCTGATCGCCGGCGTGTTGTTGAGTCTGGCGGGCCAGGCCTGGAGCTACCGGGCGATCTCTTCCGGGATGCCGGCCAGTTCGATGGCGGTGATCTCCGGCGTGGTCGGCGTGTCCCACATGCTGCTGTCCCTGCTCGCCACCACGCTGCTGGTCGCCGCGATACTGGCGCGGCGGCCGGCGCCATAGGCCTGAGGCCGGTGGCGATGCATTGCCGCGACCAATGCGGCGCGTGTTGCATCGCGCCCTCGATCACCTCGCCGATTCCCGGCATGCCGCACGGCAAGCCGGCCGGAATTCCCTGCGTGCAGCTGGACGACGAATTGCGTTGCCGTTTGTTCGGCAAGCCGGAGCGGCCGGCGTTCTGCGCGTCGTTGCGGCCGTCGGAGTCGATGTGCGGGGTTACGCGTGCCGACGCGATGGGGATGTTGACGGCATTGGAAATCGCGACGCGGCCGTAGCAACGCCGCGCATTGAGCCTGCGCGGCATCTCGGCCCGGTATCGCTGCACTCACGATCCGTGTTGCGGACCGTGAGTGCGCGAGGTCCTCAACGCCGGATCAGCGACCAGCCCAATGGATAGTTCGCCATCGACAGGCCGGTGAAGCCGCTGCCTTGCGACCGCCACAGTTGCATCAGGCTGCCGTTGGTCCAGATCACATCGGTGCGGCCATCGCCGGTGAAATCGCCGGTCTGCGCCACGCGCCAGGCCGGGCCGGGTTGATAGCTCATCTCGGACATGCGCACACCGCCGTCCATGCCCCATACCGCGAAATAGCCCAGATCCGGATGGCGCCACATCAGGTCGGACTTGCCGTCGCCGGTCACGTCGCCGGTCGCGGTGAGTTCCCATCCTTGCAGATAGCCCGGCATCGCATCGCCGGTGAAACGCAGGTCGCCGCTCGCGCGCCACAGTTGCATCTGCACGCCGTTGGTCCAGACCACGTCCATGCGGCCGTCGCCGCTAAAATCGCCGCTGCCGGCGATCCACCACTCGACACTGGTCCCATACGAAGCGCTGTCGATGATTTGCGCGCCGCCCATGGCCCACATCCCGGCGGCGGTGTTGGCATCGTTGCGCCACAGCAGGTCGGTAGTGCCATCGCCGTTGACGTCGCCGCTGGCGACCACGCGCCAGCCGGTCGGATAGCTGCGCATCTGCACGCCATTGAAATAGCCGTCGCCGCGCCCTTCCCACAACTGCATGCTGGTGCCGTCGGTCCACACCAGATCGAGCTTGCCGTCGCCGTTGAAATCGCCGGTCGCGATCACCCGCCATTCCGAAGGCACCGCGTGACCGATGCCGGTCACGCGCGTGGCGCCGTCCATCGTCCAGATCGCGAAGTTCTGGCGCGCGTCGTCGCGCCACAGCAGGTCGGACTTGCCGTTAGCGTCCACGTCGCTGGCCGCGGCCTTGGCGCACCCCTGCCCCAGGAACACCATCACGCCCTGGATGGCGCTGAGCGCGACCACGTCCTTGCAGCCGTCGCCGTCGAGGTCGCCGACCGAAAGGTCGCGGATATTCGGCACCGCATATGCACGCTCTTCCGACAAGCCGTAATCGGTCTGCTGATACACCACCAGCTCGCCGGCGCGGGCGATCAGCAGATCGTCGCGGCGGTCGCCGTTGAGATCGGCCACCTGCGGGTTATAGGCCGAATCCCGACTCGGAATCTGCTCGAATCCATCGCCCCCAGGCAGCCGGGCGAATATCGTGGTGGTGGTCGAATTAATGCGCAGGTAGATCGGCTCGGCCTTGGCGTCGTGATCGAAATCGCCGATCTCGGCGACCCGCATTCCCGACGCGACCGCCTGCCCCGGCTTGAACCCGTTGACGGCGTTGTGCTCGAACAAATACACCTGCCCGGCAGTGTCGGTAGTCACCAGATCCTTGAAACCGTCGCCATTGACGTCGCCGGCCGCCATCCACGTGC is a genomic window containing:
- a CDS encoding TolB family protein, whose product is MSSLRFAAGLALCALAGGAWALSEFGIEGMGVVSTPHSEVRGAVHPDGQRIVWGSTDRGGGAGGWDLWQARWIDGRWQQPEPLAINSAANDFDPLFSADGRWLYFFSNRAGGQGGDDLYRAAVRADGSYGAAENLGPGVNSRGDEWAPTPSRDGHRLLFASDGFGGAGRHDLFVASWNGKAFADPKPVPGINTAQDEFDAAWLFDGRAIVFARSKNVADDPIRLYIAQCDGDAYSQAAPLPLSFNTHSGYTLGPALDWNKPGELLISGSAKSPKAGKMDIYRMKAPAATGKPGCGASATSK
- the aroE gene encoding shikimate dehydrogenase; translated protein: MDSSSSSPVLRYAVFGHPVAHSLSPRIHAAFARQFGIALEYVGVDAAPERFDVALAEFAAEGGLGANITLPLKTRAASICSHLSDRARRAGAVNTLIRSATGWEGDNTDGVGLIRDLTERHGLDLRERRTLLIGAGGAARGVAPALLDAGIGDLFIVNRTPERADALADTLGLPGRVHPRYLSDVGTLGNFDLIVNATSAARDDAMPTLPMSLATPRTAAVDLSYGEAAIPFLAWAKVAGAHDRIDGLGMLVEQAAESFERWHRKRPDTDPVYAQLRQGALSLVTAD
- the cysW gene encoding sulfate ABC transporter permease subunit CysW; protein product: MAEPRLPPQRDPLQEPAWVRWLLIGAAGAIMLLIVVLPLLMLLGTAFGNGLKAWLNAVTEPNTVAALKLTLLTAAIVVPVNAICGVFAAWALTRFEFRGKRMLLALIDLPFAVSPVVAGLCLILLFSPSHGFFADFLNAYDLKIMFATPGIVLATMFVTFPFVVRELIPLMEQQGSDEELAARSLGANAWSMFFRVTLPNIKWGLLYGVLLCSARAMGEFGAVTVVSGNVVGKTNTLSLHVEVLFNHPGDPTPAFAVASLLAGLALVTLVIKIWLEARHGDALARSHRRH
- a CDS encoding sulfate ABC transporter substrate-binding protein yields the protein MKTAFRLMLLSLALAAGAASAKDAELLNVSYDPTREFYAEVNQVFAAQWKQQTGETLNIRASHGGSGKQARAVVDGLEADVVTLALAGDIDTIAASKQLPANWQTRLPHQSSPYTSTIVFLVRKGNPKGVKDWSDLVKPGVSVITPNPKTSGGARWNYLAAWAWASTKYRDGDKVVDFLTQLFKNVPVLDTGARGSTTTFVDRKIGDVLLAWENEALLTLAQPSSRDQFEIVVPSLSIKAEPPVAWIDKNVDKHGTRKQAEAYLRFLYTPEGQRLAAKHGYRPSEPDKVPAAELSRFPEVKQVTIDSAFGGWKKAQSAHFSDGGFFDKIYLPK
- a CDS encoding sulfate/molybdate ABC transporter ATP-binding protein: MDLHLKAIAKRYATVAALDAVSLDVASGELVALLGPSGSGKTTLLRVIGGLLQPDSGQLLFGDQDATRLSLRERNVGFVFQHYALFKHMTVAENIAFGLRSRPRSRRPDKATIARRVQELLGLIQLPELGGRYPEQLSGGQKQRVALARALAIDPTVLLLDEPFGALDAKVRVELRRWLRRLHDHTGQTTLFVTHDQEEALELADRVVVLKDGRIEQIGTPDEIYSAPASAYVFDFIGRANVIEGQTEGGELSVNGHALRLPVDSNSRSRARLYVRPHDMALVGDGEGLPARVLSSHRLAERITLELSIDGQQRPLELDLVATPDAVTPASGSTVHVRPLRYRVYSD
- the cysT gene encoding sulfate ABC transporter permease subunit CysT, whose product is MSEHALPLPTSATRWRRPLPGLGLGLGIGMTWLGLIVLLPLAALILRSGGLGVAGWLRTISDPLVLSSLRVSFLSAFIAAVIALVFGALIAWVLVRYRFPGRRLMDALVDLPFALPTAVAGITLAAIYDETGWIGQLVQPFGIKLVNNITGIVIALIFIGLPFAVRTVQPVLEALGREQEEAAISLGASRLTALRRVVLPELLPALLTGFSLAFARGLGEFGSVIFIAGNLPMKTQIAPLLITIRLFEDNGINAAIVLATLLLLMSFACLVAINAASALFSHGNRRDG
- a CDS encoding TolB family protein; amino-acid sequence: MGIVSTPHSEVRASVSPDGRRIVWGSSDRPGGPAGRDLWQARRVDGRWQDPEPLSINTPSKDYDPMFSGDGRWLYFFSDRPGGLGNEDLYRAAVLDDGGYGPAENLGPGVNTSGSEWAPAPSRDSQHLMFASDGRGGAGGQDLWIARWDGKAFVDPQPVPGINTEADEFDATWLGDGRAIVFTRSDDVKTKAVRLFVAQCDGSQYGRAELLPLSFNSEDGFTYGPVIDWNKPGELLLNGTAKSPKAGKQDIYRMKAPAVTGQGGCVADAVLKEGRQRALPRIR
- the hemB gene encoding porphobilinogen synthase; its protein translation is MTYPYSRPRRMRRDDFSRRLMRETVLTANDLIYPVFVHELDGRAPVGSMPGIDRLSIDELLRVAEQASELRVPALALFPVTAPDAKSLTAEAAWQDDGLCQRAVRALKQRFPQLGVITDVALDPYTTHGQDGLIDDSGYVMNDETVEALVKQALSHAVAGADIVAPSDMMDGRIGQIRNALELDGHIHTRILAYSAKYASSFYGPFRDAVGSAGALGKGNKYTYQMDPANSDEAMREIALDLEEGADMIMVKPGMPYLDIVRRAKDEFGVPTFVYQVSGEYAMLRAAIQNGWLDERGCVMEALTSIKRAGADGVLTYFALDAARWMREAN
- a CDS encoding YkgJ family cysteine cluster protein — protein: MHCRDQCGACCIAPSITSPIPGMPHGKPAGIPCVQLDDELRCRLFGKPERPAFCASLRPSESMCGVTRADAMGMLTALEIATRP